The following coding sequences lie in one Candidatus Nitrospira allomarina genomic window:
- a CDS encoding NfeD family protein, which yields MLAQIRFHHVLSTLVIYVSVFMVFGVSLAVTPKPIVFVAPIEGVIDLGLAPFVQRVLDEATAAGAEAVILEINTFGGRVDAAVLIRDALLNSKVLTVAFINKRAISAGALISLASEKIAMADGGTIGAATPVQIGLPGSPAQPVEEKTVSYMRKEFRATAEQRNRPPLIAEAMVDADVEVPDLIEKNKLLTLTTKEALQANIADFQANSLEAVLESVNLADADIRYASETWAESLVRFLTHPVVSSLLMTVGILGIMLEMRMPGFGVPGGLGLISLALFFWGHGIVQLAGLEEFLLVGLGLILVGLEIFVIPGFGIAGILGIMALMGGLGLSLIGTGATWDFMLSALGQVAFSILVAILATLLLLRYFPRLPFGRRLILETNLQAQEGYESSPAEDHRWLGKQGVAVSDLRPSGIARFDRERVDVVSDGTFIDAGQPLEVVRIDGNRVVVRLAQPQSEKDTV from the coding sequence ATGCTGGCACAAATCCGATTCCACCATGTGCTTTCCACCCTGGTCATTTATGTGTCTGTCTTCATGGTGTTTGGTGTAAGCCTCGCCGTCACCCCGAAGCCTATCGTATTTGTGGCTCCCATTGAGGGTGTCATCGATTTAGGCCTCGCGCCATTTGTGCAGCGGGTATTAGACGAAGCCACCGCCGCCGGAGCCGAAGCCGTCATATTAGAGATTAATACCTTTGGCGGCCGGGTTGATGCTGCGGTGCTGATTCGTGATGCACTCCTGAACTCCAAAGTTCTCACCGTCGCGTTTATCAATAAGCGAGCCATCTCCGCCGGTGCGCTTATTAGCCTGGCCTCCGAAAAAATTGCGATGGCAGACGGCGGCACTATCGGTGCCGCAACGCCGGTGCAGATCGGACTCCCGGGGTCACCGGCCCAACCGGTTGAAGAAAAAACCGTCTCGTATATGCGCAAAGAGTTCCGGGCAACCGCTGAGCAACGGAATCGTCCACCGCTCATCGCCGAAGCGATGGTTGATGCGGATGTGGAAGTTCCCGACCTAATTGAAAAAAATAAATTGTTGACCCTCACCACCAAAGAAGCGTTACAGGCCAACATCGCAGACTTCCAAGCCAATTCTCTGGAGGCTGTGCTAGAATCTGTGAACCTCGCTGATGCTGACATCCGCTACGCATCAGAAACTTGGGCTGAGTCCCTGGTGCGGTTCCTCACACATCCCGTGGTCAGCTCCCTATTGATGACCGTTGGGATTTTGGGAATTATGCTGGAAATGCGGATGCCCGGCTTCGGGGTACCCGGCGGCCTTGGGCTCATCAGCCTTGCCCTCTTTTTTTGGGGACATGGGATTGTCCAATTAGCAGGATTGGAAGAATTTCTACTTGTCGGACTTGGTCTGATTTTGGTTGGGCTGGAAATTTTCGTCATCCCCGGCTTTGGCATTGCCGGAATTTTAGGAATCATGGCACTCATGGGAGGACTAGGACTCAGTCTCATCGGGACCGGGGCGACATGGGACTTCATGTTGTCCGCATTGGGGCAAGTTGCCTTTTCAATTCTAGTGGCCATCCTCGCCACCCTCCTTCTTTTACGCTATTTTCCACGACTTCCATTTGGAAGGCGCCTCATACTGGAGACCAATCTTCAGGCTCAAGAGGGCTACGAATCGAGCCCGGCGGAAGATCATCGTTGGCTGGGGAAACAGGGTGTAGCCGTCTCGGATCTTCGCCCTTCCGGCATTGCCCGTTTTGATAGAGAACGAGTGGATGTGGTATCCGACGGGACCTTTATTGATGCCGGGCAACCTCTTGAAGTCGTGCGCATCGATGGCAATCGGGTGGTGGTTCGACTCGCACAACCCCAATCAGAAAAGGACACGGTCTAA
- a CDS encoding DUF72 domain-containing protein — protein MKKIGRIHIGTSGWHYPHCVGPFYPSGMASEAFLRFYARHFSTVEINNTFYRLPLTHTVAEWKTETPRNFLFTCKGSRFITHMKKLKDPEQTLHHFFETVNPLSNKLGPILFQLPPRWRMNALRLEEFLEALPKTSRYAFEFRDHSWFAQPVYDLLTKYHAAFCLYHLAGRWAPEIVTTDFVYIRFHGPGEAYHGKYRSRTLRLWANKCHTWAQSGKNVYCYFDNDQNGYAPINALSLQTRVQKLKKESR, from the coding sequence ATGAAGAAGATCGGCAGAATCCATATCGGGACTTCAGGCTGGCATTATCCACACTGTGTGGGCCCCTTTTATCCGTCAGGTATGGCCAGTGAAGCGTTTCTCCGGTTTTATGCCCGCCACTTCAGCACTGTTGAAATCAACAACACGTTTTATCGGCTTCCTCTCACTCACACAGTGGCAGAGTGGAAAACCGAAACACCCAGGAACTTCTTGTTCACGTGTAAAGGCAGCCGGTTCATCACCCACATGAAAAAACTTAAAGATCCAGAACAGACCCTCCACCATTTTTTTGAAACGGTCAACCCCCTGAGCAACAAACTGGGACCGATCCTGTTTCAGTTGCCGCCGCGTTGGAGGATGAACGCGCTCAGGCTGGAAGAATTCTTGGAGGCCCTACCAAAAACTTCCCGGTATGCTTTCGAATTCCGTGACCATAGCTGGTTTGCGCAACCCGTCTACGACCTGCTCACCAAATATCATGCTGCCTTTTGCCTGTATCATCTAGCCGGCCGGTGGGCACCGGAAATCGTCACCACGGATTTTGTATATATCCGGTTTCATGGCCCCGGCGAAGCCTATCACGGAAAGTATCGTTCCCGAACCCTTCGCCTTTGGGCCAACAAATGTCACACGTGGGCGCAATCAGGCAAGAATGTCTACTGCTATTTCGACAATGACCAGAACGGGTATGCCCCGATCAATGCACTTTCCCTTCAAACAAGGGTGCAGAAATTAAAAAAGGAGTCCCGTTAA
- the floA gene encoding flotillin-like protein FloA (flotillin-like protein involved in membrane lipid rafts) encodes MDIETQAFGSLGLLVLVLVLMFGFLYVIPIPLWIAAWASNAYVGLFTLIGMRLRRVPPVTVINARISGVKAGLDIPVNDLEAHFLAGGNVVKVVNAMISADKANIPMTFKRAAAIDLAGRDVLEAVKMSVIPKVIETPRITAVAKDGIQLIAVSRVTVRANIDRLVGGAGEETVIARVGEGMVSTIGSSATHKDVLENPDHISKNILGRGLDAGTAFEILSIDIADVDVGENIGAKLQIDQANADKQIAQAKAEERRAMAVALEQEMRARVVEAEAEVPKAMSEAFRQGNLGIMDYYRMKNVQADTAMRGAIAGTEEESPGPSK; translated from the coding sequence ATGGACATTGAAACACAGGCATTCGGTTCACTCGGACTTCTTGTCTTGGTTCTGGTGCTCATGTTTGGATTTCTCTACGTCATACCTATCCCACTGTGGATTGCCGCGTGGGCCTCGAACGCCTATGTTGGTCTTTTTACCCTCATTGGCATGCGATTACGCAGGGTTCCCCCGGTCACCGTGATCAATGCCAGAATCAGCGGAGTCAAGGCCGGACTCGATATTCCCGTGAACGACCTGGAAGCCCACTTTCTGGCCGGAGGAAATGTGGTCAAAGTCGTCAACGCCATGATCTCAGCCGACAAGGCCAATATCCCCATGACCTTTAAACGCGCCGCCGCCATAGATCTGGCCGGACGTGACGTCTTAGAAGCCGTCAAAATGTCGGTCATTCCCAAAGTCATCGAAACTCCCCGTATCACCGCAGTCGCCAAAGATGGCATCCAGCTGATTGCCGTCTCACGAGTCACCGTTCGAGCCAATATTGACCGGTTGGTCGGCGGAGCCGGTGAAGAAACCGTTATTGCGCGAGTGGGGGAAGGCATGGTGAGCACCATTGGCTCATCCGCCACACATAAGGACGTGCTGGAAAACCCCGACCATATTTCCAAAAATATATTGGGAAGAGGCCTGGACGCCGGAACAGCTTTTGAAATTCTGTCGATCGATATTGCCGATGTCGATGTGGGAGAAAATATCGGCGCAAAGCTGCAAATCGACCAGGCCAATGCGGACAAGCAAATTGCTCAAGCCAAAGCGGAAGAACGGCGGGCGATGGCGGTCGCATTGGAACAGGAAATGCGCGCCCGTGTCGTCGAGGCGGAGGCGGAGGTTCCCAAGGCCATGTCTGAAGCCTTTCGTCAGGGAAATTTAGGGATCATGGATTATTATCGGATGAAAAATGTGCAAGCCGATACGGCTATGCGAGGAGCCATTGCCGGCACGGAAGAGGAATCGCCGGGACCTTCAAAATAA
- a CDS encoding amylo-alpha-1,6-glucosidase: MEKKIIRIGDEHYILATSALADARTHVLKHGETFGIFNRYGDIQRVGLGEQGLYHEGTRFLSKFEFNLEESHPFLLSSTIKEDNALLAVDLTNPDRYQNDLTFLPRGTLHISRTKLLWQAGCYEQVQFTNYSLNPLILNFSIQFEADFADIFEVRGELRPQRGVMTATLLKSKAVVFEYQGLDHIKRITNLTVDPSPTTASTKSMIFEVSLAPHEEKFFHINVACSVEGQVPEPMNFSTARVHAAHALQTAKAQYCKIYSGNEQFNDWLNRSLDDICMMTTDLPQGAYPYAGVPWFSTAFGRDGIITALECLWINPDLARGVLTFLASTQATDILPDQDAQPGKILHETRKGEMAALKEIPFEQYYGSVDSTPLFVLLAGAYFDRTGDKDFIVSLWPHLERALAWIDAYGDQDKDGFVEYFRQTPNGLAQQGWKDSNDAVFHADGTIAEGPIALCEVQGYVYAAKRAASHLATLLKYHDRAESLLREAQTLRHQFNLQFWSDELGSYILALDGNKKPCAIRSSNAGHTLFTEIATQDRAERIAKGLLEEDFFSGWGIRTIPTGEIRYNPMAYHNGSIWPHDNALIALGMSRYGLTQGVERLLGGLFDLSIQVDLHRLPELICGFPRKPGEGPILYPVACAPQAWAAGAVFLLLQACLGISFHGTNREIRFTHPSLPEFLPAIQIKNLPIGNVSADLEFTRTKSDVMINVTRKDDLLSIVAVR; the protein is encoded by the coding sequence ATGGAGAAGAAAATCATCCGGATAGGAGATGAGCATTATATTCTGGCGACATCCGCCCTTGCCGACGCCCGAACGCATGTCTTAAAGCATGGAGAAACGTTTGGCATTTTCAATCGGTACGGTGATATTCAACGCGTTGGGTTGGGCGAGCAGGGACTGTATCATGAAGGAACTCGGTTTCTTTCCAAATTTGAATTTAATCTTGAAGAATCCCATCCTTTTCTTCTCAGCTCCACCATCAAGGAAGACAACGCCTTACTTGCTGTGGATCTGACTAATCCTGATCGTTATCAAAACGATCTGACGTTCCTCCCCCGAGGCACTCTCCATATTTCTCGAACAAAGCTTCTTTGGCAAGCTGGGTGCTATGAACAGGTTCAGTTCACCAATTACTCATTAAATCCGTTAATCCTGAATTTTTCGATCCAATTTGAGGCGGATTTTGCAGACATCTTCGAAGTACGAGGGGAACTACGTCCTCAGCGAGGAGTGATGACCGCGACGCTCCTGAAAAGCAAAGCCGTCGTGTTTGAATATCAGGGGCTGGATCACATCAAAAGGATCACGAATCTTACCGTCGATCCTTCTCCAACAACAGCCTCCACAAAGTCGATGATTTTTGAGGTTTCACTTGCTCCGCATGAAGAAAAATTTTTTCATATTAATGTTGCCTGTTCGGTGGAGGGTCAGGTGCCGGAGCCAATGAATTTTTCCACGGCTCGAGTCCATGCCGCCCATGCCTTGCAAACGGCCAAGGCACAGTACTGTAAGATTTACAGCGGGAATGAACAATTCAATGACTGGCTGAATCGGTCTCTCGATGACATCTGCATGATGACCACTGATCTTCCTCAGGGTGCCTATCCCTATGCGGGTGTGCCATGGTTTAGCACCGCTTTTGGGAGAGACGGCATTATTACAGCGCTGGAATGTTTATGGATTAATCCGGATCTTGCGCGGGGGGTGTTGACCTTTTTGGCCTCCACCCAAGCCACGGATATCCTACCGGATCAGGATGCACAACCGGGTAAAATTTTGCATGAAACCCGCAAGGGCGAAATGGCGGCCCTCAAGGAAATTCCCTTTGAGCAGTATTATGGAAGTGTCGATTCGACCCCGCTTTTTGTGCTCTTGGCCGGAGCATATTTCGATCGAACGGGAGACAAAGATTTTATCGTCTCGCTCTGGCCTCACCTGGAACGGGCGCTGGCATGGATTGATGCATATGGAGATCAAGACAAGGACGGTTTCGTGGAGTATTTTCGGCAAACACCCAACGGCCTCGCTCAGCAGGGCTGGAAGGATTCCAATGATGCGGTGTTCCATGCAGACGGCACCATCGCCGAAGGACCGATTGCTCTCTGCGAGGTTCAAGGATATGTGTATGCGGCAAAACGGGCGGCGTCTCATTTAGCGACCCTTCTTAAATACCATGATCGAGCAGAATCACTGTTACGTGAAGCTCAAACACTCCGCCACCAATTCAATTTGCAATTCTGGTCAGACGAATTAGGCTCGTACATCCTCGCCCTTGATGGGAACAAAAAACCCTGTGCAATTCGATCTTCCAACGCCGGGCATACGCTCTTTACTGAGATTGCCACACAGGATCGAGCCGAACGCATCGCCAAAGGATTATTAGAGGAGGACTTTTTTTCTGGTTGGGGAATCAGAACAATCCCGACCGGTGAGATCCGATACAATCCTATGGCCTACCATAATGGATCGATCTGGCCACATGACAATGCTCTCATTGCCTTAGGGATGAGCCGCTATGGATTGACACAAGGTGTCGAACGGCTCTTAGGAGGACTTTTCGATTTAAGTATTCAGGTTGACCTGCATCGACTCCCTGAGTTGATTTGCGGGTTTCCCCGAAAACCCGGGGAAGGTCCAATTCTCTACCCGGTCGCCTGCGCTCCTCAAGCATGGGCGGCAGGTGCCGTATTTTTACTGTTACAGGCCTGTCTCGGCATTTCCTTCCACGGTACCAATCGGGAAATCCGATTCACGCATCCCTCTCTTCCCGAGTTTTTACCGGCCATTCAGATTAAAAATCTTCCCATAGGAAATGTTTCGGCAGATCTGGAATTTACCCGGACCAAATCAGATGTCATGATCAATGTGACTCGAAAAGATGATCTACTGAGTATTGTGGCAGTCCGATAA
- a CDS encoding glycosyltransferase family 4 protein, with the protein MRIAQVAPLYESVPPKLYGGTERVVSYLTDELVRQGHQVALFASGDSVTTAHLVAPCHRALRLDRHCIDPLAHHVTMLELVHRDSHQFDIIHFHTDYLHFPLFQQIKHKTLTTLHGRLDIPDLVPLYKQFSDMPLTSISFSQREPLPWVNWVGNVYHGLPAEHYTFREESGEYLAFIGRISPEKRVDRAIAVAKRVGLPIRIAAKVDKVDHVYFEETIKPLLKHPLVEFLGEIGEREKDAFLGKAKALLFPIDWPEPFGLVMIEALACGTPVIAYHRGSVPEVLTQGVAGFIVQDIQEAVKAVENIETLKRTACRQIFEERFTAEVMAKNYLDLYSSLMRLGPQLEAA; encoded by the coding sequence ATGCGAATAGCGCAGGTCGCTCCCTTATATGAAAGTGTGCCCCCGAAACTCTATGGAGGAACGGAACGGGTCGTCTCGTATTTGACTGACGAACTGGTCCGGCAAGGCCATCAAGTGGCGTTGTTTGCTAGTGGAGATTCGGTGACCACGGCGCATTTGGTTGCACCCTGTCATAGGGCTCTCCGGCTTGATCGCCATTGCATTGACCCCCTGGCCCACCATGTTACGATGCTGGAACTGGTTCATCGGGACTCCCATCAATTCGATATCATTCATTTCCATACGGATTACCTGCATTTTCCCCTTTTCCAACAGATAAAACATAAAACGTTGACCACCTTGCATGGCCGACTGGATATTCCTGACCTCGTGCCGTTATATAAACAATTCAGCGATATGCCGCTGACCTCTATTTCTTTTTCTCAGCGGGAACCCCTGCCATGGGTTAATTGGGTTGGGAATGTCTATCATGGCTTGCCAGCAGAGCACTACACCTTCCGGGAAGAGTCTGGTGAGTATTTGGCTTTCATCGGAAGGATATCGCCGGAAAAGAGGGTGGATCGCGCAATTGCCGTGGCGAAACGCGTAGGTCTTCCTATTCGTATTGCCGCGAAAGTGGACAAAGTGGATCATGTCTATTTTGAGGAAACGATCAAACCCCTTCTGAAGCATCCCCTTGTGGAATTTTTGGGAGAAATTGGGGAAAGAGAAAAAGATGCCTTTTTAGGAAAGGCCAAAGCTCTCCTGTTTCCCATTGATTGGCCGGAACCCTTCGGGTTGGTCATGATTGAGGCATTAGCGTGCGGGACTCCTGTCATTGCCTACCATCGCGGATCGGTTCCTGAAGTGTTAACCCAGGGTGTAGCGGGATTTATCGTCCAAGATATTCAGGAGGCGGTGAAAGCTGTTGAAAATATTGAGACTCTCAAAAGAACCGCATGTCGGCAAATATTCGAAGAACGGTTTACTGCAGAAGTTATGGCGAAAAACTATCTTGATCTCTACTCCTCACTCATGCGCCTGGGACCTCAATTGGAGGCAGCGTAA
- a CDS encoding alginate O-acetyltransferase AlgX-related protein: MIFATASLGLLWLYLALIMFLGQSIGGKGIGLGLIGLSLPFAVGVCFIVIRTIMIRGLVSSKQLVNLSIVVCVSLGSLFILDIIYAIHLKSQSVGKPRLEESRRFDSAMTWPELYPPLYYPTERNFRLHKANISVSGEHYGLMYSPELMQSPTLAKSVFELQQFSCIIDQHGFRNTIPLDQADIFTLGDSFTFGWAIDSGRSWVGILEDAIHRPIYNLGILDSSPKQELELLKYMIRTSGKAMKIRTLLWMIYEGNDLEDSTRDKGWAQPNNPNNMKQLMEGTVLQSLYQIPFLIKEQAMITKIRNKDIVFRFPSLQKNGSNPNVIDGIQSWYPLYHSTTLGPRLFIPEYIDRAGKPSSYVLNHNNRPGLDKVFEEMAQLGKEYSFKVIVVIAPTAVRLHGRYYENFPPISDNPHFIDYIATLSEQKGFRTLNLLPFLSTYGDKELLYLRDDDHWNKKGHAVAAEIIYRQIFQQEAGK, translated from the coding sequence ATGATTTTCGCGACTGCCAGTCTTGGGTTGTTGTGGTTATATTTAGCGCTGATCATGTTCTTAGGCCAGTCTATAGGCGGGAAGGGCATAGGGCTGGGCCTGATAGGCCTCTCCCTTCCATTTGCTGTTGGCGTGTGCTTCATTGTAATTCGAACAATCATGATTCGCGGCCTAGTCTCCTCAAAGCAGCTTGTAAACCTCTCGATAGTAGTGTGTGTGTCATTGGGTAGCCTCTTCATTTTGGACATCATATATGCTATCCACCTCAAGTCTCAGTCCGTCGGAAAACCTCGTCTGGAGGAATCGAGACGATTTGATTCTGCGATGACCTGGCCGGAGTTGTATCCTCCTCTTTACTATCCCACGGAACGCAATTTCCGATTGCATAAAGCCAATATTTCGGTCAGTGGGGAACATTATGGACTTATGTATAGTCCCGAATTGATGCAATCGCCGACTCTTGCCAAATCTGTATTCGAACTCCAACAATTTTCTTGTATCATCGACCAGCACGGATTTCGCAATACCATACCATTGGACCAAGCTGACATTTTTACACTTGGAGATTCCTTTACCTTCGGATGGGCCATTGATTCCGGACGCTCATGGGTTGGAATTCTCGAAGATGCCATACATCGGCCGATTTACAATCTAGGAATACTTGATTCCTCCCCAAAGCAAGAACTCGAACTACTAAAATACATGATAAGAACCTCGGGAAAAGCAATGAAAATACGCACGCTGCTTTGGATGATCTACGAGGGAAACGATCTTGAAGATAGCACAAGAGATAAAGGTTGGGCTCAACCCAACAATCCCAATAATATGAAGCAATTGATGGAGGGAACCGTCCTTCAAAGTTTGTATCAAATTCCGTTCCTCATTAAAGAGCAAGCGATGATCACGAAAATACGAAATAAAGACATTGTTTTTCGCTTTCCAAGTTTGCAAAAAAATGGGTCGAATCCGAATGTCATTGACGGAATACAATCCTGGTATCCTCTTTATCATTCTACTACCCTTGGACCGCGTTTGTTTATTCCAGAATATATCGATAGGGCAGGGAAGCCATCCTCTTATGTTTTAAATCACAACAACAGACCAGGTTTGGATAAAGTGTTTGAAGAAATGGCCCAGCTGGGAAAAGAATATTCTTTCAAGGTCATTGTGGTCATTGCTCCGACGGCTGTAAGGCTTCACGGGCGTTATTATGAAAATTTTCCCCCAATATCCGACAATCCTCATTTTATCGATTACATCGCTACGCTGTCTGAGCAGAAGGGATTCAGAACGCTCAATCTGCTCCCATTTCTCTCGACCTATGGAGACAAGGAACTCTTATATTTAAGAGACGATGATCATTGGAACAAAAAAGGCCATGCCGTAGCTGCAGAGATCATATATCGACAAATATTTCAGCAGGAAGCTGGAAAATGA